The sequence below is a genomic window from Methanorbis rubei.
ATTTACCAACTCGTAACCGACATGCTTGGTCTTCCGGACATCGGCATATTAACGGTAGTATTAAATTGTATAGGAACAACAATTGTATTGATACTTTTCGTCCTCCTTTTCTTCGAATTCGCAATGTGTCTCTTTAAGTTCACTCGTTAAAGTGTCATCGCAAACCTTGGAGCATACCATGCCCGCATTCAACACCACACTCGATGTAGTACTCACGGGAATCACCACCACGATTGAATCCCTCATCCAGATTTGGGTTATCATCATCGACATGATTCTCTCCGGCCCGCTGCTTGTCTGGGTCGGTTTCGGTTTCCTTCTCGCAATTGCCGGTTGGGCTTTCGGAGTCCTCGGCATTGGCCGTAAAGGCCGCAAAGGTCGCCGGTAAAGCTATCTGAACACACGGCATGGTTTCGGGTCAGACCGGAACCGTGCAATACCTATCCATGATCTACATTATCGTAGCACCTCCTCGCTCCGGCAAAACATACTATGCAACGAAAATTGCCATAGAAAATCTCATTCCTCAAAAAAGTCTAATCAAATCCCTTTTTGCAAAAATCAAGAGCGGGGCTGTCACGCTGGAAGACCCAAACCTTACTTTTACCAATTACCCTGTAGTTGATCCAAAAACCGGCCTTAGTACGTATCGCTGGCTCAGCTCCTACGCGAAAGAAAACATCCAGGACGCAACCATCATCATTGACGAAGCCTGGCAGGACTACAGCAGTAGAAACTACAAAGAATTCACGAAAGACATGCAGGCCTTCTTCGCCATGAACGGCCACAACAACAATGACATTTACATCATTGCTCAGAATGCCGCACGTGTTGACGTGATCATTCGGGAAATGTGCAACGAACTCTATTACGTCCGTAAAATCAGCATTCCTTTCACCGAACGTCCGCTCTTCTTCATTACTTACATTTACCACGACCTTGACGAAATGTCCCGCATGACACCCGACCCATACCTTGCCGTCAAGAAGCGTTTTGTCCTCTTCCGCAGTCGTATTGCGCGGGCATATGACACTCACTACTTCCGCAGCACAAAGCCTCCCATTACCCCCGAAACGTGGCTTGAATATCATTACAAAAAGACACATCTTGAACCAGAAACTAATACAGAAGTATAACTTTAAGTATCATTAAGACCAATAATTGAGTGTGACTGAGTACGAACTGAACACCAGATTTGATGAAGTCGCAGAAGTCGATAAGACCTACGTTATCGCCTCTCACACAACCGCAGATCTCGTCGGTAACGACGGTGAACCCTACACCGCCGTCATCGGTATTACTCCGGAGGGAAAAAGAATTCTCTTCTCCGGCAAAGCCGTCGTCGATGGATTCTCGCGGCTCCTGGAAAAGATTGGGAGTGCCATGCCATACGCAGTTCCCAAGGAGTTCACCTTAGGCGAGCTTACCGCCAAAAATGGGCGTAATTACAAAATTATCACTCATTGCTGCGACGTTACCCTCTAAAATCCCCTGTATAGTCTTTGAACATTGCTTTACCACACACAGCAACATCACACATCATACATTAATCCACAGGTAAGACAATCCCTTCCCAGCTCACCACACTGGGAATTTTTTTATCCCTGCCCTCCGGTTCAATTCCGAGCAGGGATTCCATAAAAAAGTTAATGTTCTTTTCCGGCTTCGATATGACGCACGATTTTGTCTTTTATTACAAAGGGGTCATCCATTTTCCTCATTGTGATGTTATGACCTGCCGCACTGATAATGACGGTTCCGGTGTTCATCATTTTGTCCATGATTCCCTGGTTTACTTCGACTTTTTCAATCTTGTCAATCATTATTTCCTGTGTTCTCGGGGAATATCCTTCAGTAATCGCAACCACTGAGGGGGAAATGGTAATTTTCGTGTATATATACCTCCAAGTCCTGCTGATAAGCATGAACATGGCAACGGGTATTATTAGTATTCCTATTATGATAAATAGGGCAAAAAACCCTATTATCAGATAAATAACCGGTCTTAATACAAATTTCTGGCTTAATTCGAATGTTTCTTCTTTCTTTTCCGGATTTACATAATAAGTAGTTTCGTTTTCCATTTTTTACACCTCTGCACTTGTTTTCATGATTCTTTCTTCATATGGCAACTCGGTATCTCCTGACAAAATACTGATCTTCTTTTCCGCTTTCAGGAACTGCTTGGCAAGCTGCTTGTGCGTGAATCTCGTGTAAGACATCGACAAATAACCCGTATGCCCTGCAAGAAACTCAGCAACCTCCTTCCTGGCAACCAAAGAAAAACGAGAAATGAACCACTTCCTCAGCATGTGAATATGCATCAGCCGGTGGCCGGTGATCGGGTCTCGTTCGCCATATCCCATTGCATCAACTCCCCTGCGCCAATGCCATTCAAAACTTTCCTTTGCATACGGAAACAGCCGGTCATCAGCATCCGTTCTTCCGGATAAGTACTGCTGCAACGCTTCTGCTGCCTCCGCCGTCAGCATCGTTACCCTGGGAATCTTACCTTTCGTGTACTCGGCCCGAACAGACACTTTCACAGGTCTCTGTGACCAGTCCACATCCTGCTTCCGGAGCTTCATCGTTTCCCCAATCCGCATCCCGGAACCCGCCAATACCAATGTCAACACTCTTCCCCATTCCGGTAATGTCTCGACCACATTCCTGATCATCTTTCGCTTCAACTCATACTCAGCGGAAACCGGACGACCAATCGGCATTTTCGCAAAAATCTTCCGCCGCTCCCAATACTGAATAACCGCTCCGTTTGCCTGCAACCAGATAATAACAATCTGCAAATTCTTCCTTGCTGAAATCGGTGCATACCTACCGTCACAATAGCTGTCTCCCACTCTCCGGAGATCTGCAATGTAGTCTCTGCCGGCTTCTATCTCATTCAGGTATCGAACAGACAGCGGATTCGTCACCTCCAACTCGTTCCCTCCGGATTCCGGATAAATTTCTCGCAAAAACATCCCAATCCCCACACGGTAATTTTTACCGGTCTTCTTATCGTTATACTCGGACAAAAACGATTTCAAGTCCTTTCGTTCGTAAATTCTCGTATTCGGTATCATACATTTCACCTTTGCATGTGTGTGCTCAAGGGCTGCGGGAACCCGCGCCTCCGGCGCGGTTCCCGCGTGAACACACACCACTCTCACGATTACCACAATCGTGATGATTCCACACCAAAATGGCCGACTCCATAAACCCTTGTCCCGTCGTAGGCGGGCGGGGGTTTATGCAGTCTTGGCCGTTCGTTCACAATACACCTATTGCAAGAAATGATTTATTTTCACCATATGTAAATTATTAGTACTAATTGTGATCTGTTTTATGTCATCACGCCTGGCAGTTCTTTTATCACGGTGTCCCCTGACCGAAGGTGAGGCTTGCCCACCGTAGGGAGGGGGTATCCCATTGAGGTGTCCCTCCGGGACACCGGCGCCAGCCGCGGGGGCAACGTCCACCTACCGGAGAGAACCCATAAATAATTTCCATACAAAACACATCTCACATGAGCAAGCTCCTTATTATTGGAGCTGTTGTTCTCATCGCTCTTCTCGCTTTTTCCTTCTTTGTTTCTTCCCCTGACGAAACAACAGCATCAGCACCAACAACGACTTCTGAAACTTCCGGAACCATCCAGGATATTACTGCTGACCTGCGCAACCGGTTCGACGAATTTACTCAACAGTCATCTTCTGATCATCCTGAACAAAATTCCGGAACCGAAAATACTCTCCCGAAAACACAAATCTCTGGGGGAACCTCTTCGATAAAAAAACCTGAATCTCAATCTGAATATTACAGCTTTGCCTCAGGAACAGACAAACATTACACGCTGCACATAACCCCTGACTCCGTCCCTGCCACTCTCCAGGCAACATACCATCCTCCCACAGAAACTTACACCAAGGGTTACACTGATTCCTTCTCCAAAACCTGGAAGGAAGTTGTTCGCACTGTTTACTCTCCTCAGTCCCGGGCCGAGATTGTGATCTCTGATCAGTCTGGGCGAGTGATTGATTCTATGGGCTTTGCCGGTAAATATTCTTCAGAACTTATCAGCAAAGTAATTCTTCGCTCTCCAGAACCTTACACCATCACCATTTCCGGTAATCACATTTCCCTCACTCTTTCCCATACCTCCTAATTCATTCCTCAATACTCATTCTCCTTTCCGTGCGTGATTCGCTCTTCCTCTTTCCCCTTCTTCTTTCCCTCATCTCCTTTCTCTCTTTATCGTGTGTCTGTGCGTTCCCGTTCCCTTCCTCCCCCAACCCATCAGCCGGTCAGTCGGCCCCGCTCTGCTCCGGCTCCCCTACCCATCATCTCATCTCCTTACGACAAAAAAAACAGCTGCCACTTACCCCTTCCTCAGCATAACCTTCTGCCACAATCAAAAAAATACAAAAAACTTAGACAAAAAAGGTAGTTATTCCGTTTCTCTCAACTTACTTTGTACAACATCGTTCTTCCTCAGGTTCCTTTCCATGAGTGTCAAGGCGTGCCGGACAATAGATATCCTTGCACTCCTCACAAATTCCATAACACCGTTCCGGACAATTGACGTTCTTGCATTTTGCACAAATACCACAACAATCGTTTGGAATCATGCCTCAACCTCCATTCCTGCATACGCATTGCTGCGCTCATCTCTCCATGCTTCCGCGCTTCTCCGCTGCCGCACTTCGGTCTGATACTTTGGAATCCATTTCTGATGAACTCTTACCTCCGGCTTTCCGGAAATCATAGTTTGGAAGCCGATCTTTTTGGCTTCCGCTACGTATCCTTTGAAGTGTTCCTCTGCCATCCAGACAGGCGGGTTCTCTTCGTAGGGTGCGTAACTCTTGTTCCCTCCGAAGTCCGTCCACTTCATTACACGACCTCTGCCGGTGTGCAGTGTCTTGATGACCTCGGCGATCACGTAGCCATTCCTGGCCGTGTGATACTTGAGTTCTACTTTGAGGATGTAACCCTCTGAGGAGATTCTCCCCTCCCACACAGCATCTTCGGTTTTTCGCATGACCGTCTCTGCAACTACCGGCGCTTAATCCCTCCTCTGCCTCAGCAGGGAGGGTTTAAGGTCGCCGGTGGTTGAGGTCATGTAGCGAAAAACAGATGCTCATGGGGGAGAAGAACCTGAGGGTTTCCGTCCGGAACCAAGTTCACATTTCCCGGCCTTTGGCGTAGTTCGAGATTCACTCAGAGAGACACTCAGATGCCGGCGGGCGCATTTGCATTCTCGCGGACTTGTGGTATCACGTGATCTCGTTGCATCGCTGCCGCCTGTGTTATACTGTCAGTGCTGCTGCGGTGAGTTCCGGAAGCCGGATTTCGTAAAAAGAGAGAGGGGATATGTGGGAAGCCGGACGTTATTGTTCTGGTCTGTAATTATTTTTCTTTTCCAGATTCCTGTAATATTGTCCAGGGGGATAATGGCAATCGTCTCTTATGCATTCATCGCATGTTTTTGTATCTGTTATTCCGATGTAATTGCAAAAAATGTGCTTGTTTATCATCATTCTCTGTTTAGATGCATTTGCGCTTATTGTGAATGCTGCCGCACAGCGTCTGACGATTTGATCACGGTCGAGTTCCCTTTTAGGAAGTTTCTTCGTAGTGTTTGGCAGTGTCATATTCTTCCTTCACATCGTGCGAGATACTCATCCTCGATATCCCCATACACTTCCTCTTCCGGTGTTCCATGCGGTTTTATTCCTTTTTCCCTTTCGATTAAGTAGAGTCTACGGTTTTTCCCTCCCTCATAGTTCTGTATCACGTAGGTGATGCCAAGTATTTTCTCTGCTTCTGGGGTTGGAAACCTTGGATACATACCGAATAGGTTCACGTAGAGGTCGAGATCATTGCATTCCGTCCCCATTGCATGAACTACTTTTGCGAGGGCGAAAACATCATCGATAGCTCGATGACTGTTCTCTACACCAGTGATGTGGTAATGCGTGATCATGTCCTTCAGCTTGCACGGATGCTCTTTCCGGTCGCGTGCGACGGTGAGCGAGTCGAGAACATGGGATTTGGTGCATAATTTGTCAAAACCTGCATCTGACATCATTTTCAGGACGAAACGCATGTCAAAGTTGGCGTTGTGAGCAATCAGTAGGTTTGTTGTTCCTGGGCCGAATAAAACCTGCTTGATCTTGGTCATTGCTTCTTCCATGCAGATACCTCGTTTTTCCAACCATTCTGTGTAAATTCCGGTCAGTTCGGTGATCTCTTCGGGTAATGTTCTTCCGTTTTCCAGTTGGATGTAGAAGTGTGTCTCGTCACATGCACCTTCCTTGGTGAATTTCATTGCGGCAAACTCAATTATCTGATCTTTCATCGGATTCAGACCGGTCGTTTCGACATCGAAGAAGATGATGTTATCGAAATTGGGAAAGAAATTGTGCATTATTCTTCCTCCTCAAGGCACGTGCATTCGCTTGAATGCTTCACTGTGCCGTCAACCTCGCAATACACATAGTCCTCGATGACATTGAGTCCACAGTGGTGAGTGTAGAGTTTGTGCGCATATTCGCATTTTGCGCAGATGTCCTCTGCAATTGTCATTGCTTCTCCTCCCACAATTCGCATGAATAATCGTGCGTGGTCATGAGGCAGTGTTTCTCTGAGAGATTCTTCTTACAAATTCCGGGTTTTATCTTCTTTGATTTGCTCGGATTCCATGCGTTGCATGTCTTACAAAAGTGGGTGGGCGGAGTCATGCATCGACCTCTTGAACTCCCATTTCCTTGTTCTGGTTCTCGATGATCTCAATACCCCTGAGAAGTGCGTCGAGAATCAGGTTGTTTGTTTTGATGCATGAATTCTTGTTGTCACAGGGTATGTGCTGTTTGAGATCATTGATTGCAGAAATATCATCGAGAACCGCTGCAAACCATGTTTCATCAAACTCACAGTGAATTGTTTCTTTGATGGCCTTTTCGATTTTTTCCAATGGGATGCGGTTGTTTTCTTTTCGTAACTCTACGATCGTCTTTACTCTGGTTTCTATGTTCATTTTTCAACCTACAGTCTTGATCTTGCAAAACTGCGATTGCGGCCGGAAAGTCCGCCGACCCCATAAACCCTTGTCCCGTCGTAGGCGGGCGGGGGTTTATGCGGTCTTGGCGGATGAGTGAATATTTAGGTCTGGGTTCTGGGTGCTTTCGGGGACTTGTGCCATTCTCGCAAGCGATGAGCGATGCCGAAGGCTCCGCGAAGAGTGGTATGCTGTGCATGGCGGCTTGCCGCGATGTTTGCAGAATTAAGTCCCTGTGTTTATCATGAAGCCAAGCCTGGGAACGGTTGAAGAGACCGCCGTGTTGATCTGAGCGAAGGCGAAGATGCGCACGGTGGTTGATGAGGGTAAGTGACCTCAGGCTTGGTGTCCTGTTTCTGTCCCCTCCAGTTTGCTCTCGGGCGGATGAGGTGTCGGGGAAGGCACCAGCTGGTGTCCTTCCCTGACCTCCTTACTGCTCCTTTACGATTGAAACCATGCTCGGCATAACTGTATCCTGCTATATGTCCAATTGTCCCTCCCAAGGGTTTGACATGCTTCTCAGACCATCACCTTTCGGTATCCCGAAACTTGCGTTTTTGGGTAACGGTTATATTTGTTCGGTGACAACTACTGCTTATGATGATGCTGCCAGGTGAAGGTGAAGCGTATCCATCCTGTACTGATGTGGTCGGGTGGCGCAAATGTCCCTCCTGCGGCTATGCTGAACCGATGACGTCTAACTGTAGTCGGGTTACCTGCCCTGCCTGTTACACAAACTGGGTAAAAAAGAGCGCAACGCGAATTTCAAAGAGAATCCACGGGTTTTCTTTTGCGTGCACTCATCCATCTGACGACTCCGTGTACTCAGTGTGTTCCGTGGTTACTCCAAGCGAGACCCCCTACAGAAAATCCCAAACAATGAAATTCATCATCGCCTAACTCCTATTTATATTATTTTCAGAAATTGCGCGATGGTGAACATTTTGAAACACGAGATGCTTGCTCATGATTTATTCAGAAAATATTTCCGTGTTGTTCACG
It includes:
- a CDS encoding zonular occludens toxin domain-containing protein, producing MVSGQTGTVQYLSMIYIIVAPPRSGKTYYATKIAIENLIPQKSLIKSLFAKIKSGAVTLEDPNLTFTNYPVVDPKTGLSTYRWLSSYAKENIQDATIIIDEAWQDYSSRNYKEFTKDMQAFFAMNGHNNNDIYIIAQNAARVDVIIREMCNELYYVRKISIPFTERPLFFITYIYHDLDEMSRMTPDPYLAVKKRFVLFRSRIARAYDTHYFRSTKPPITPETWLEYHYKKTHLEPETNTEV
- a CDS encoding site-specific integrase; amino-acid sequence: MIPNTRIYERKDLKSFLSEYNDKKTGKNYRVGIGMFLREIYPESGGNELEVTNPLSVRYLNEIEAGRDYIADLRRVGDSYCDGRYAPISARKNLQIVIIWLQANGAVIQYWERRKIFAKMPIGRPVSAEYELKRKMIRNVVETLPEWGRVLTLVLAGSGMRIGETMKLRKQDVDWSQRPVKVSVRAEYTKGKIPRVTMLTAEAAEALQQYLSGRTDADDRLFPYAKESFEWHWRRGVDAMGYGERDPITGHRLMHIHMLRKWFISRFSLVARKEVAEFLAGHTGYLSMSYTRFTHKQLAKQFLKAEKKISILSGDTELPYEERIMKTSAEV
- a CDS encoding PH domain-containing protein, producing the protein MENETTYYVNPEKKEETFELSQKFVLRPVIYLIIGFFALFIIIGILIIPVAMFMLISRTWRYIYTKITISPSVVAITEGYSPRTQEIMIDKIEKVEVNQGIMDKMMNTGTVIISAAGHNITMRKMDDPFVIKDKIVRHIEAGKEH
- a CDS encoding 3'-5' exonuclease — protein: MHNFFPNFDNIIFFDVETTGLNPMKDQIIEFAAMKFTKEGACDETHFYIQLENGRTLPEEITELTGIYTEWLEKRGICMEEAMTKIKQVLFGPGTTNLLIAHNANFDMRFVLKMMSDAGFDKLCTKSHVLDSLTVARDRKEHPCKLKDMITHYHITGVENSHRAIDDVFALAKVVHAMGTECNDLDLYVNLFGMYPRFPTPEAEKILGITYVIQNYEGGKNRRLYLIEREKGIKPHGTPEEEVYGDIEDEYLARCEGRI